A genome region from Streptomyces sp. S4.7 includes the following:
- a CDS encoding GNAT family N-acetyltransferase gives MVPSWTEVQVRSGTEDDLTALTEIYNHYVRETPITFDTATFTPEQRRPWLRSYPEDGPHRLRVAQDVPSGRVLGYATSSPLRPKAAYSTSVEVTVYCAAEAAGRGVGTLLYEALFKALEGEDVHRAYAGIVQGVSDAEGRRTSASERLHERFGFRRIGTYGEVGRKFGRYWDVAWYEKRL, from the coding sequence ATGGTGCCGAGCTGGACGGAAGTGCAGGTCAGAAGCGGAACCGAGGACGATCTGACGGCGCTCACGGAGATTTACAACCACTACGTCCGCGAGACGCCGATCACCTTCGACACCGCCACCTTCACTCCCGAGCAACGCCGCCCGTGGCTGCGCTCCTACCCCGAAGACGGCCCACACCGCCTCAGGGTTGCTCAGGACGTCCCTTCCGGGCGCGTGCTCGGTTACGCGACCAGCAGCCCCCTCCGGCCGAAGGCGGCGTACTCCACCTCTGTGGAGGTCACGGTGTACTGCGCGGCCGAGGCGGCGGGCCGGGGAGTCGGCACGCTTCTCTACGAGGCGCTGTTCAAGGCCCTGGAGGGCGAGGACGTGCACCGTGCGTACGCGGGCATCGTGCAGGGGGTGTCCGACGCCGAAGGCAGGAGGACGAGCGCGTCGGAGCGGCTGCACGAGCGTTTCGGCTTCCGGCGCATCGGTACGTACGGCGAGGTCGGCCGCAAGTTCGGCAGGTACTGGGATGTCGCCTGGTACGAGAAGAGGCTCTAG